One region of Neorhodopirellula lusitana genomic DNA includes:
- a CDS encoding right-handed parallel beta-helix repeat-containing protein — protein sequence MKTFLLVASLLFASPLAAETINVADHGIVPGKDVTYEVNRLVESVRGRDEITLVFPKGQYDFHPENAIEAYRAVANHDNGLKRMAFPLFDCQNLTIDGSGSTFMFHGRLIPFTIERCQNTKIMNLTIDWVRSFHAELTVVESDPSGKTFVVETDIEKYPYTIKGGEVLFQRYGQDDPIGSNMVFDPETRSPIYDTKRYSINGAQARVTALGEKRFRFDKGVKNSPPVGSVLVVYGVHPTSRLCHAIQITNSKDLSIENVTIHDAGGMGLIVERTENITLDQLVVTSNDERIVATRADATHFIGCKGKIQIENCLFEHMLDDGVNVHGAYVKVERYLGDREFLCEISHFQQWGLTFAEPGDRVALLSRETILPFVEATVQSVKVLNSHRFVMKLDAVPEELPEGPLSVENLTWYPDLVMRNNIIRENRARGVLVTTKGKVLIEDNYFSSQMHGILIEGDNNKWYESGAVGDVTIRHNVFHNVGFEGGAKYPLLAAPLLTSGQRMGEGQYHRNIRFVDNTIESFNGLIVQAKSVSGLVIENNEVKFSPDYPAGDSFPAIDLNYCDDVSIRGNQVDGFGRKLDVKVSADTTNVIMEANPGFQTE from the coding sequence ATGAAGACTTTTCTTTTGGTTGCCAGCCTGCTGTTCGCGTCACCGTTGGCCGCTGAAACGATCAATGTTGCCGATCATGGAATCGTCCCGGGCAAGGACGTGACCTATGAAGTCAACCGTTTGGTTGAGTCGGTGCGTGGACGCGATGAGATTACCTTGGTCTTTCCCAAAGGTCAGTACGACTTCCATCCTGAAAATGCGATCGAGGCGTATCGTGCGGTCGCTAACCATGACAACGGGCTTAAACGCATGGCGTTTCCCTTGTTCGATTGCCAGAACCTAACGATCGATGGCAGTGGGTCGACATTCATGTTCCATGGACGGTTGATCCCTTTCACGATCGAACGTTGTCAAAACACGAAGATAATGAACCTGACGATCGATTGGGTTCGGTCATTTCATGCTGAGTTGACGGTCGTTGAAAGTGACCCGTCGGGAAAGACGTTCGTCGTTGAAACGGATATTGAGAAGTATCCCTACACGATCAAGGGTGGGGAGGTGCTTTTCCAACGTTATGGACAGGACGACCCGATTGGATCCAACATGGTTTTCGATCCCGAGACGCGATCACCTATCTATGACACCAAGCGATACTCCATCAACGGCGCCCAGGCTCGAGTGACGGCGTTAGGCGAAAAACGTTTTCGGTTCGATAAGGGCGTCAAAAATTCACCGCCGGTCGGTTCGGTGTTGGTCGTCTATGGAGTTCACCCGACGAGTCGGTTATGTCATGCGATCCAAATTACCAATTCCAAGGATTTGTCGATCGAGAATGTCACTATCCATGATGCCGGCGGAATGGGGTTGATCGTCGAACGCACCGAAAATATCACGTTGGATCAATTGGTCGTGACATCCAACGACGAGCGAATTGTCGCGACTCGTGCCGACGCGACTCACTTCATTGGTTGCAAGGGTAAGATCCAAATCGAGAATTGCCTGTTCGAGCATATGCTTGACGACGGGGTCAACGTTCACGGTGCTTACGTCAAAGTAGAGAGGTACTTAGGCGATCGAGAGTTCCTGTGTGAAATCAGTCACTTCCAGCAATGGGGCCTGACCTTTGCGGAGCCGGGCGATCGTGTCGCTTTGCTTTCGCGGGAAACGATATTGCCATTTGTGGAAGCGACCGTCCAAAGCGTGAAGGTCTTGAATTCACATCGGTTTGTCATGAAGTTGGACGCGGTCCCAGAAGAACTTCCCGAGGGTCCGCTGTCGGTCGAGAACCTGACTTGGTATCCCGACTTGGTGATGCGGAACAACATCATTCGTGAGAATCGTGCTCGAGGCGTGTTGGTGACGACCAAGGGGAAGGTGCTGATTGAGGACAATTATTTCTCTTCCCAGATGCACGGGATTCTGATTGAGGGCGATAACAATAAGTGGTACGAGTCCGGTGCGGTTGGTGATGTCACGATCCGGCACAATGTATTTCATAACGTCGGTTTCGAAGGTGGAGCTAAGTACCCGCTGCTGGCGGCTCCGTTGTTAACGTCCGGTCAGCGAATGGGCGAAGGACAATATCACCGGAACATTCGATTTGTGGATAACACGATCGAGTCGTTCAATGGATTGATAGTGCAGGCGAAGTCTGTTAGCGGCTTGGTGATTGAGAACAACGAAGTGAAATTCAGTCCCGACTATCCGGCCGGGGACTCGTTCCCGGCGATTGATCTGAATTACTGCGACGACGTGTCGATCCGCGGTAACCAAGTGGACGGTTTTGGCCGAAAACTAGATGTCAAGGTTTCCGCTGACACAACCAACGTGATCATGGAAGCAAATCCTGGATTTCAGACCGAGTAG
- a CDS encoding preprotein translocase subunit SecA, with product MSDSTAPKPDPTGSQPNGTAPAGNAPTEAPLAEAAADNAIIPASSGEEPESPVAEIATAPDVANQRRSGDPSAGGGSRLSLRNLRPRMVRWRRQLARVNEFEPILLKEDDATIRKRSLALRYRAMAGEKLSTLLPEGYALCREAGRRALSMRHYDVQIVGGIGLFEGHIAEMQTGEGKTLTATLPLYLHSLVGKGAHLATVNDYLAKRDAEWMTPLFEMLGISVGIIQTEDDQSARRKSYSAAVTYGTAKEFGFDFLRDRLLLRAQNRMQTEMLGGGDGGFSDSGDQIVMRGMHFCLVDEADSILIDEARTPLIIGSIEDNVRDQIVETYKWGSKHAPDFELDEHFEIDDETKRYELTARGRSKVRALPKNDLVRAMGLVDLYEYIERSVKVHREFLLNRQYVIRPSEKDPKIDEIVIVDEFTGRLAEGRKWRDGIHQAIESKEGIEISVPTGQAARITVQDLFLRYPHLAGMTGTAATSASELARIYRTPVVRVPTNRPPRREQLPSKVFGTLDAKFEAIAKEVAEVHATGRPVLIGTRSIDKSVLLAGMLTELGIEHEVLNANNVEREAEIVAAAGGIGKVTVATNMAGRGTDIKLADAVESRGGMHVICTELHDAARIDRQLIGRCGRQGDRGSYRQYLSLDDDILKGGYGQIKYDKLKNRGEANTGSADRLANMFHRAQRKVERRHFRDRMVLMHHEKERKKMQREIGQDPYLDTPD from the coding sequence ATGTCCGATTCGACCGCTCCTAAACCTGATCCGACGGGCTCCCAGCCAAATGGCACCGCCCCAGCTGGGAATGCGCCGACTGAAGCTCCGCTAGCCGAGGCCGCTGCCGACAACGCCATCATTCCGGCGAGTTCAGGCGAAGAGCCAGAGTCGCCCGTGGCTGAAATCGCGACCGCGCCCGATGTGGCGAACCAACGACGCAGCGGCGACCCCAGCGCAGGTGGTGGTTCGCGGTTGAGCTTGCGCAATCTGCGTCCTCGCATGGTTCGCTGGCGACGTCAACTGGCGCGGGTCAATGAATTTGAGCCGATTCTGTTGAAGGAAGACGACGCGACCATTCGCAAACGCAGCTTGGCGTTACGCTACCGAGCGATGGCGGGTGAGAAACTCAGTACGTTGTTGCCGGAAGGTTATGCGTTATGTCGCGAGGCCGGGCGACGTGCGCTTTCGATGCGTCACTACGACGTGCAGATCGTGGGCGGGATCGGATTGTTCGAAGGTCACATTGCAGAGATGCAAACCGGGGAAGGTAAAACGCTGACGGCGACACTGCCGCTATACCTGCATTCGTTGGTCGGCAAGGGAGCTCACCTGGCGACGGTCAACGATTACCTCGCTAAGCGAGATGCCGAGTGGATGACGCCGCTGTTTGAGATGCTTGGCATCAGTGTTGGAATCATCCAAACCGAAGACGACCAGAGCGCGAGACGCAAGAGTTATAGTGCAGCGGTGACGTATGGCACGGCGAAGGAGTTTGGGTTCGACTTTTTGCGTGACCGCTTGTTGCTGCGTGCGCAGAATCGAATGCAAACCGAGATGCTGGGCGGCGGAGACGGCGGGTTTTCGGATTCGGGTGATCAGATCGTGATGCGTGGGATGCATTTTTGCTTGGTCGACGAGGCGGACAGTATCTTAATTGACGAGGCGCGGACGCCGCTGATCATTGGCAGTATCGAAGACAATGTTCGTGATCAGATTGTGGAGACCTATAAGTGGGGCTCCAAGCATGCACCCGACTTCGAGTTGGATGAGCACTTCGAGATTGATGACGAAACGAAACGCTACGAGTTAACCGCTCGCGGACGGTCGAAGGTTCGTGCATTGCCGAAGAACGATCTTGTCCGAGCGATGGGACTAGTCGATCTGTACGAGTACATCGAACGCAGCGTGAAGGTCCACCGTGAATTCCTGCTGAACCGCCAGTACGTGATCCGGCCCAGCGAGAAGGATCCCAAGATTGACGAAATCGTGATCGTCGATGAGTTCACCGGACGACTTGCCGAAGGACGCAAGTGGCGGGACGGGATTCATCAAGCGATTGAGTCCAAAGAAGGCATCGAAATCAGTGTGCCGACCGGACAAGCGGCACGGATTACGGTCCAGGACCTCTTTCTGCGTTACCCGCACTTGGCTGGGATGACGGGCACGGCAGCGACCAGTGCCAGCGAGCTTGCAAGGATTTATCGAACACCGGTTGTTCGTGTGCCGACCAACCGACCGCCTCGTCGAGAACAGCTTCCGTCGAAGGTGTTTGGGACGTTGGATGCCAAGTTTGAGGCGATCGCAAAGGAAGTCGCTGAGGTTCATGCGACGGGACGCCCGGTTTTGATCGGTACTCGTTCGATCGATAAAAGTGTTTTGCTTGCGGGAATGCTGACCGAGCTCGGAATCGAGCACGAGGTTTTGAATGCCAACAATGTCGAACGTGAAGCCGAGATTGTTGCAGCGGCCGGCGGTATCGGCAAAGTGACGGTGGCGACCAACATGGCCGGGCGTGGTACCGACATTAAGCTGGCCGATGCGGTGGAGTCACGCGGCGGGATGCATGTCATCTGCACCGAACTTCACGACGCCGCTCGGATTGACCGTCAGTTGATTGGACGCTGCGGTCGTCAGGGTGACCGTGGTTCGTACCGTCAATATCTTTCGCTAGACGATGACATCCTGAAGGGTGGTTACGGGCAAATTAAATACGACAAGCTGAAGAATCGCGGCGAGGCCAACACGGGCAGTGCGGACCGGTTAGCCAACATGTTCCACCGGGCCCAGCGGAAAGTGGAACGTCGCCATTTTCGCGATCGGATGGTGTTGATGCACCATGAAAAGGAACGCAAGAAAATGCAGCGAGAAATCGGCCAGGATCCGTATCTGGACACGCCAGATTGA
- a CDS encoding BBP7 family outer membrane beta-barrel protein, whose translation MKKNMNNKWKMLTLTAMLSATTATAADTTYDEDAYFAETSDYVGSLYDNNDQASPAPVENVPVLNDDVYFNEVAYQDNVAPNAYNSNLAPVAYVGDEAAYMSPNVGSGIAASPASYSSDCGCGDTACGGGSSCSTGNCGTPRRTVRRKQRSLLAGADAWMTAEALLWFPQARSTPALVATNDAGIVPDLSTGSTVQFGGDDAFGGDELAAGFRLDGGLFLTEDFGVGGRFWWLSEQSDSYANAGDGSTESIGVPFFDSAVGQEATLFTAFDDGVGTLANFTGSVSAESTLEMYAAEAYGRLRLLGGKGYRTDLVGGFSHFGIDEGLTLNMTAEQTEDIGGAGNGDTFTYADSIEAENRFYGGQIGFLTSVGQKAWSLTALTKVHLGDMEQNFTYNGTRTRTPAPAGTLAGGIFAPEGDNTNVSWSENNFSFVPEANLKLALKLRPHVRFTVGYSFLMFSDVATVGDNMNRVVSSEYVVQDDLGATNSPDRPSSDGLESDSFFVHGLDLGAVIEF comes from the coding sequence ATGAAGAAGAATATGAATAATAAATGGAAGATGTTGACCCTGACGGCGATGCTGTCAGCTACTACCGCGACTGCGGCTGACACTACCTATGATGAGGACGCGTACTTCGCGGAAACCTCGGACTACGTGGGCAGCCTCTACGACAACAATGACCAAGCCAGCCCGGCTCCGGTCGAAAACGTACCCGTCCTCAACGACGACGTGTACTTCAACGAAGTTGCCTATCAAGACAACGTTGCTCCCAACGCATACAACAGCAACCTAGCACCGGTTGCCTATGTTGGCGACGAGGCAGCCTACATGTCACCCAACGTGGGTAGCGGCATTGCAGCTTCGCCAGCTTCATACAGCTCCGACTGCGGTTGTGGCGACACTGCCTGTGGCGGCGGAAGCTCATGCAGCACAGGCAACTGTGGCACTCCACGCCGGACCGTGCGTCGAAAGCAACGCTCGCTCCTCGCCGGTGCCGACGCGTGGATGACTGCGGAAGCGTTGCTGTGGTTCCCACAAGCACGCTCGACGCCCGCACTCGTTGCGACAAATGACGCTGGCATCGTGCCGGACCTAAGCACAGGCTCAACCGTTCAATTCGGTGGTGACGACGCTTTCGGTGGTGACGAACTCGCCGCTGGCTTCCGCCTCGATGGTGGACTCTTCCTAACCGAAGACTTTGGTGTGGGCGGACGTTTCTGGTGGTTGTCCGAACAAAGCGATAGCTATGCTAACGCAGGCGACGGCAGCACCGAATCAATTGGCGTCCCGTTCTTCGACTCAGCAGTCGGCCAAGAAGCTACGCTGTTCACCGCATTCGATGACGGCGTCGGCACTCTCGCTAACTTCACCGGTTCGGTATCTGCCGAGTCAACGCTGGAAATGTATGCCGCCGAAGCATACGGTCGCTTGCGACTGTTGGGTGGCAAGGGCTATCGCACGGATCTCGTTGGTGGCTTCTCGCACTTCGGAATCGACGAAGGCTTGACCCTCAACATGACCGCCGAACAAACGGAAGACATTGGCGGTGCCGGTAACGGTGACACATTCACCTATGCCGACAGCATTGAAGCGGAAAACCGTTTCTACGGTGGCCAGATCGGCTTCCTGACCTCGGTTGGACAAAAGGCTTGGTCCCTCACCGCACTGACCAAGGTTCACTTGGGTGACATGGAGCAAAACTTCACCTACAACGGCACACGGACTCGGACGCCTGCTCCAGCCGGTACCCTTGCTGGCGGTATCTTCGCTCCTGAAGGCGACAACACCAATGTCAGCTGGAGCGAGAACAACTTCTCGTTCGTACCGGAAGCCAACTTGAAACTGGCTCTGAAGCTTCGTCCTCACGTTCGCTTCACCGTCGGCTACTCGTTCTTGATGTTCAGCGACGTGGCAACGGTCGGTGACAACATGAATCGTGTCGTCAGCTCAGAGTACGTCGTTCAAGACGATCTTGGTGCAACTAACTCACCAGATCGTCCTTCCTCGGACGGCTTGGAGTCAGATTCGTTCTTCGTACACGGCCTTGATCTTGGTGCCGTTATCGAATTCTAA
- a CDS encoding alpha/beta hydrolase, with protein MQSETSSQPAPETDFLAAPSRSRWGRLTKLLAFAVVAYALVCGALVLWETRLVFPGAYFDANPWMDQSRFNPDQPQFGEVVSFDYQSIDDQTLSGRFFEREDASRVILFLHGNGIRAVDMDGWARRLSDAFDANVLVAEYRGYQEPGFDPSEQSTFDDAIAAIDALSAATNTPVENILVYGRSLGGGIAAGLVEALTDRGTPPKSLVLDRTFDSVADVGADMFWFLPVRFLIKNRFDSIQHLQSYRGNVVQIHGTPDRIVPMKNGRRLHDHLATPTKVWIEVPDMRHNDRISLKSLQQVNDELELLEANSHRES; from the coding sequence ATGCAATCCGAAACATCGTCTCAACCCGCCCCTGAAACCGACTTCCTCGCCGCACCATCGCGATCCCGATGGGGCCGGCTAACGAAACTGCTAGCTTTCGCAGTGGTCGCGTACGCTTTGGTTTGCGGTGCATTGGTCCTTTGGGAAACCCGACTCGTGTTCCCCGGCGCCTACTTTGATGCGAATCCTTGGATGGACCAAAGCCGCTTCAATCCCGACCAACCACAATTCGGCGAGGTGGTCAGCTTCGACTACCAATCGATTGACGACCAAACCCTATCGGGCCGCTTCTTCGAACGTGAAGATGCCAGCCGAGTCATCCTGTTTCTTCACGGCAATGGGATTCGAGCGGTAGACATGGACGGTTGGGCTCGCCGACTTTCCGATGCGTTTGACGCCAACGTTCTAGTTGCAGAATACCGCGGCTACCAAGAACCTGGCTTCGACCCAAGCGAACAAAGCACTTTCGACGATGCGATCGCCGCAATCGACGCCTTGTCAGCAGCAACCAACACTCCAGTCGAGAACATCTTGGTTTATGGTCGCTCGCTCGGCGGCGGAATCGCGGCAGGCTTGGTCGAAGCACTGACCGATCGTGGCACTCCGCCGAAGTCACTGGTACTCGATCGTACCTTTGATAGTGTCGCCGATGTCGGCGCTGACATGTTCTGGTTCTTGCCAGTCCGATTTCTTATTAAAAACCGCTTCGACAGCATCCAGCACCTGCAAAGCTACCGAGGCAACGTCGTTCAAATCCACGGCACTCCCGATCGCATCGTCCCGATGAAGAACGGCCGGCGACTCCATGACCACCTAGCGACTCCAACAAAAGTCTGGATTGAAGTCCCCGACATGCGACACAACGATCGCATCTCGTTGAAATCGCTTCAGCAAGTCAATGACGAACTCGAGCTTCTTGAAGCTAACTCGCACCGAGAATCTTGA
- the mscL gene encoding large conductance mechanosensitive channel protein MscL — MSLLKEFKEFAMKGSVVDLAVGVVIGGAFGKIVTSLVSNVLMPPINLLTARFGINFKEAAVKIATESPKLKPDGKMELQKNGDPVMVMQDYPIFNYGPFVQTIFEFLLIAVALFAAIKLINMARAQMEKEPEEEKTAEPSEDIKLLREIRDALQKN; from the coding sequence ATGAGTCTACTGAAAGAGTTCAAAGAGTTTGCGATGAAGGGTAGCGTCGTCGACCTCGCCGTGGGCGTCGTCATCGGCGGCGCGTTCGGCAAGATCGTGACATCGCTGGTCTCCAACGTCTTGATGCCACCGATCAACTTGTTGACGGCTCGCTTTGGAATCAACTTCAAAGAAGCTGCCGTCAAGATTGCCACTGAGTCGCCAAAGTTGAAGCCTGATGGGAAGATGGAACTGCAAAAGAATGGCGATCCTGTCATGGTCATGCAGGACTATCCGATCTTCAACTATGGGCCGTTCGTCCAAACGATCTTTGAATTCCTGTTGATTGCAGTGGCGCTTTTCGCTGCCATCAAGTTGATCAATATGGCTCGAGCTCAGATGGAAAAGGAACCGGAAGAGGAAAAGACTGCCGAGCCAAGCGAAGATATCAAGCTGCTGCGTGAGATTCGCGACGCCTTGCAAAAGAACTAA
- a CDS encoding serine/threonine-protein kinase, with protein MADCPPPAEDAPLPTEPDVQDRVDMTPESIMADYIECRERGQPVTPHDVIARHPEHAETLRSFFANDQWMQPDEEPSRRVLVGEHLGDFELVREIAQGGMGVVYEAIQTSLRRSVAVKLIGNGVLADDELRLRFRIEAEAAASLSHPHILPIHAIGCWQGMDYFVMPLVSGRSLQHDVDARRVCLEQEPSGATHLADGNDSRREIRQAVTTVRDIARAVAYAHRRGIIHRDLKPDNVLIDGDGQPKIVDFGLAKWHRDEPQVTHDGQVLGTPHYMSPEQARGESNVTAATDVYSIGGLLFALLTGRPPHSGDSVAAVLASVLSDDAPSLRLIWPGGMPKVAELADLDNVIMRAMANDRADRYRSADELADDLDRVLSGDPTQAGPDGLVRLMTRELYRDQHQATFANWGRALTHIGIVVWLTHVLMFVIQETMPEATRSLMSLSAWSVPAFLGYFVPRFMMLLGIGGIIHFARDGLWMPRGIAERPVWSIWLGYLATLTVINVFWAQGYFDHNDVMVLAGVMSGFAFLAMAGHLWGGSAILGLLFFVVSALCVRWPSAAPLLLGTAWLVSMWVLGRRYGKSIDQ; from the coding sequence ATGGCCGATTGTCCCCCACCCGCCGAGGATGCACCACTTCCGACTGAACCGGACGTGCAGGATCGCGTCGACATGACGCCGGAGTCGATCATGGCGGACTACATCGAATGTCGAGAACGCGGTCAGCCCGTCACCCCGCACGACGTTATCGCAAGGCATCCCGAACACGCCGAAACACTGCGTAGCTTCTTTGCGAACGACCAGTGGATGCAGCCGGATGAAGAGCCAAGCCGGAGGGTATTGGTCGGCGAACACTTGGGTGACTTTGAGTTGGTTCGGGAGATCGCTCAAGGTGGAATGGGTGTCGTCTACGAAGCCATTCAGACCAGCCTTCGACGTTCCGTTGCGGTGAAGCTGATCGGAAATGGCGTCCTTGCCGATGACGAACTCCGGCTGCGTTTTCGCATCGAAGCGGAAGCTGCCGCCTCACTTTCACACCCTCACATCTTGCCGATTCATGCGATCGGTTGTTGGCAGGGCATGGACTACTTTGTCATGCCGCTGGTCAGCGGACGTTCTTTGCAACACGACGTGGATGCTCGCCGCGTTTGCCTGGAACAAGAACCATCCGGCGCAACCCATCTAGCCGATGGAAACGACTCGCGTCGCGAAATTCGCCAGGCCGTGACTACCGTTCGCGACATCGCCCGGGCAGTCGCCTACGCTCACCGGCGAGGAATCATCCACCGCGATTTAAAGCCCGACAACGTTCTGATCGACGGCGATGGGCAACCCAAAATTGTCGACTTCGGTCTCGCCAAATGGCATCGCGACGAACCCCAAGTCACCCATGACGGTCAAGTCCTGGGCACGCCCCACTACATGAGTCCAGAACAAGCACGCGGGGAATCCAACGTGACCGCGGCCACGGATGTCTATTCCATCGGAGGGTTATTGTTTGCGTTGCTTACCGGCCGACCGCCTCATTCAGGCGACTCCGTCGCTGCGGTTCTGGCCAGCGTACTTTCGGATGATGCACCTTCGCTGCGGCTGATTTGGCCAGGCGGCATGCCCAAGGTTGCTGAGCTTGCGGATTTGGACAATGTAATCATGCGGGCCATGGCCAACGACCGTGCGGATCGCTACCGGTCGGCCGATGAACTGGCCGATGACTTGGATCGCGTCCTATCCGGTGACCCCACCCAGGCCGGCCCCGATGGACTCGTGCGTCTAATGACACGAGAACTTTATCGCGATCAACACCAAGCAACGTTCGCCAATTGGGGTCGTGCGCTAACTCATATCGGGATTGTGGTTTGGCTGACACACGTGCTGATGTTTGTCATCCAAGAAACCATGCCTGAAGCAACACGGTCACTGATGTCCTTGTCGGCGTGGAGTGTGCCCGCGTTTCTGGGCTACTTCGTCCCGCGATTCATGATGCTACTAGGAATTGGCGGCATCATTCATTTCGCTCGCGACGGACTTTGGATGCCACGCGGGATCGCCGAACGCCCGGTATGGTCAATCTGGCTGGGGTATCTGGCAACCTTAACGGTGATCAATGTGTTCTGGGCACAAGGTTACTTCGACCACAACGACGTGATGGTGTTGGCCGGTGTAATGAGTGGTTTTGCGTTCTTGGCCATGGCGGGGCACCTCTGGGGTGGCTCCGCAATCCTGGGTTTGCTGTTCTTTGTAGTGTCTGCACTTTGTGTTCGTTGGCCATCCGCCGCTCCGTTGCTGCTTGGAACCGCGTGGTTGGTTTCGATGTGGGTTTTAGGAAGACGTTACGGCAAAAGCATCGACCAGTGA
- a CDS encoding CpaF family protein, which translates to MRQATAPARPDSARQEQFEEIKRRIHGKLVDKLDLSRVGDLQGDTLKREIRMVVEHLCDAEDTLLNRQERERIVDEVLDETFGLGPLELILKDPKVSDILINGPKNIYVEKGGQMQKTDVEFRDGKHLLQIIDRIVSKVGRRVDETCPMVDARLEDGSRVNAIIPPLALDGAAVSIRRFGSNPLKLEDLLNYRAFTPEMVMLLEGCIKARLNMIIAGGTGSGKTTLLNTLSSFIGHDDRIVTIEDAAELQLQQDHVVRLETRPPNIEGSGAVSATDLVKNALRMRPERIIIGECRGGETLDMLQAMNTGHDGSLTTVHANTPRDAISRLETLVMMAGFDLPVKAIRQQVSGAVDVLIQANRLQGGPRRVTAITEVVGMEQDTVVLQDIYRYRQIGINEEGKAHGVFECPGVRPGFMDKLESAGVRLPSSAFRERVMMEA; encoded by the coding sequence ATGCGCCAAGCCACCGCACCGGCCCGCCCTGATAGTGCCCGCCAAGAACAATTCGAAGAAATCAAACGCCGCATCCACGGCAAGCTGGTCGATAAGCTGGACCTGTCGCGTGTTGGTGATTTGCAAGGCGACACGCTCAAACGCGAAATCCGCATGGTGGTTGAACACCTATGCGACGCCGAAGACACACTGCTCAACCGCCAAGAACGCGAACGCATCGTCGACGAAGTTCTTGACGAAACATTCGGCTTGGGACCTCTCGAGCTCATTCTAAAGGACCCGAAGGTCAGCGATATTCTGATCAACGGGCCAAAGAACATCTACGTCGAGAAGGGCGGCCAGATGCAAAAGACCGACGTGGAATTCCGCGACGGTAAACACCTTTTGCAAATCATTGACCGGATCGTCAGCAAGGTAGGTCGTCGCGTTGACGAGACCTGCCCGATGGTTGACGCTCGATTGGAAGACGGCTCGCGGGTCAATGCCATTATCCCACCACTGGCTCTGGACGGTGCGGCGGTTTCGATTCGTCGATTCGGTAGTAACCCACTGAAGCTAGAAGATCTGCTGAACTATCGCGCGTTCACGCCAGAAATGGTGATGTTGCTAGAAGGCTGCATCAAGGCTCGCTTGAACATGATCATCGCCGGCGGTACTGGTTCCGGTAAAACGACTCTTTTGAACACACTGTCTTCCTTCATTGGTCATGACGACCGGATCGTCACCATCGAAGACGCGGCTGAATTGCAGTTGCAACAAGACCACGTGGTCCGCTTGGAAACACGTCCGCCCAATATCGAAGGTAGCGGAGCGGTTTCGGCAACGGACCTGGTCAAGAATGCTCTGCGGATGCGTCCCGAACGGATCATCATCGGGGAATGTCGAGGTGGAGAAACGCTCGACATGCTTCAGGCGATGAATACGGGTCACGACGGATCGCTCACAACGGTTCACGCGAATACGCCACGGGACGCGATCTCTCGTTTGGAAACACTGGTCATGATGGCCGGATTCGATCTGCCTGTCAAAGCGATTCGCCAACAGGTTTCCGGTGCGGTCGACGTGCTGATCCAAGCCAACCGTTTGCAGGGTGGTCCGCGGCGAGTTACCGCGATTACCGAAGTGGTCGGGATGGAACAAGACACCGTCGTGCTCCAAGACATTTACCGATATCGCCAAATTGGCATCAACGAAGAAGGCAAGGCTCACGGCGTATTCGAATGCCCCGGAGTGCGTCCTGGATTCATGGACAAGCTCGAGTCCGCTGGCGTTCGTCTCCCCAGTAGCGCGTTCCGTGAACGTGTGATGATGGAAGCCTAG